From the genome of Brassica oleracea var. oleracea cultivar TO1000 chromosome C4, BOL, whole genome shotgun sequence:
CTATCATTCACCACCTCCTCCGGTGAAGTCTCCTCCACCACCATATTATTACCATTCGCCACCTCCTCCAGTGAAGTCTCCTCCACCACCATATTACTATCACTCTCCACCTCCTCCGGTGAAGTCTCCCCCGCCACCTTATTACTATCACTCCCCACCCCCTCCGGTGAAATCACCTCCACCACCATACTATTACCACTCACCACCTCCTCCGGTAAAATCCCCACCACCACCATACTATTACCACTCTCCACCACCACCTGTGAAGTCCCCACCACCACCATACTATTACCACTCACCACCTCCTCCAGTGAAATCCCCACCACCACCATACTATTACCACTCACCACCTCCTCCAGTGAAATCCCCACCACCACCATACTATTACCACTCACCACCTCCTCCAGTCAAATCTCCTCCTCCACCGTACTACTATCACTCACCACCTCCACCAGTGAAATCTCCACCACCACCATACTATTACCACTCCCCACCTCCTCCGGTGAAATCTCCACCACCACCGTACTATTACCATTCACCACCTCCTCCGGTGAAATCTCCTCCTCCACCATACTACTATCACTCACCTCCTCCACCAGTAAAATCTCCTCCGCCACCGTACTATTACCACTCTCCACCTCCTCCAGTGAAGTCGCCTCCACCTCCTTATTACTACCACTCACCTCCTCCTCCGGTGAAATCCCCACCACCACCATATTATTACCACTCACCACCCCCACCCGTCAAATCTCCTCCACCTCCATATTATTACCACTCACCACCTCCTCCGGTGAAATCTCCACCACCACCATATTATTACCACTCACCTCCTCCTCCGGTGAAATCTCCACCACCACCATATTACTACCATTCACCTCCCCCTCCAGTCAAATCTCCTCCTCCACCATATTACTACCATTCACCTCCTCCACCGGTGAAATCTCCACCACCACCATATTACTACCATTCACCTCCCCCTCCAGTCAAATCTCCTCCTCCACCATATTACTACCATTCACCTCCTCCACCGGTGAAATCTCCACCACCACCATATTACTACCATTCACCTCCCCCTCCAGTCAAATCTCCTCCTCCACCATATTACTACCATTCACCTCCTCCACCGGTGAAATCTCCACCACCACCATATTACTACCATTCACCTCCCCCTCCAGTGAAATCTCCTCCTCCACCATATTACTACCATTCACCACCTCCTCCTGTGAAATCTCCACCACCACCATATTACTACAACTCTCCACCACCACCAGTAAAATCTCCCCCACCTCCCGTCTACATCTACGCTTCTCCCCCGCCTCCTACCCATTACTAGGCTCGTCAATTTCGACCAAATTTCCCCATTATTCAAGTAAGTCCCAAGGCTCCAATATTCTAAGTATGCTCCATATCCATTTCAATATAACTACTTTGTTCTAAAATCTCTGTTTCTTCTTCACAGGTTTTCTATTACAAAATCAAATAAAGGAAGGGTCAAAGTCAAAGATGAGAAGAAGTGAACCAAATAAGGATCGTTGCATGGAAACCAGGAACAAGACATCTCTAACAATAATCCACATCACTTCCTCTTCTTCAATTTCGCTCATCTTCCACTTGTGCATCATCTTCGTGTCTTCATCAAGTCAAATTGTTTCCAAGACCCCTTTAGATCGTATCATACACTTATTTGTTCCGTTTTTGTTGTTAAGTCGGGTTTTGTAATTTATTTGTTGTGCATACATTTTCTATACATATATGATTTTCATTAATGTAATGAGAGAGTGGTTAGCAAATAAAAAATGTTCAGTTTCTTCTTTCTTAAGCTTGCTTGATTTAATGATATTTTTCTATTTTTGAAACATAGTTCGGAAGACAAAAGTTAAAAGACATTCTTCTGAGCTGGGCAGAAAGTTATCATTGCTTCAAACGCTGGAAAGTGGAAGTAACATCTTTACAATTTTATTGGCTTATTAATTAATTTTGTTATATAGTTAGTAAGAGAATCACTTTCGTTCAACTAATTTCTACCTGTTTTTGTCTATATTGACAATTGAGCAACAAACACCGGATTGACAATTTAAGTCTGACGAAAATTTCAAAAGTTCATTTCAATAAAACTAATACAAAATTTTGAAATGAGTTGATATCAAATATTAGTGACTGTAATTTGGGCTTTGGGATAGCAATAGCTTATTTGAGGCCCATTGACTAAACGTATTTGCGGTCGTGTTTTTTTTCGTCACCGTCATTTTTTGGCGTTGGAACACGATTATATTTACACACTAATCAAATATCCTATAATTTTTACAATATCAAAATTTGGATCCAGTCCAAACTTTCTCAAAATAGTTGGAAATAACGAAAATGAGGAAATTAACTAAAATAATAAAATTTATAATTTTTTTGTGATATTTAATATATATAAGCATATATAAATTCGCATTAGATATTATAATATCTAAAATCTAGTTATTCAAATTAAGAAATTTAGGATATTCTATTTTTCAATTCAGAGCTTAAATCCAATAACATATCTCAAATATCTTATCCATTCCTACTTTGGCAATCATCATCTATAAATTTAAATGAAGTTATATTAATTTTGTTCTTGGTACCAACAGTAATGAAATATATGGACATGGTTTAAATGAAATAGCTTGATCTTAGACAAAAATGTCACCACTGTTTCTTACAAAAAAAAAAAAAAACTAGATAAGCGTAACGTTTGATTTTTTTCAACATATGTATGAGACTAACGAAATGTAATGAAGACTCGAGAAAGAAAAAACACTTTATTTTTATACATGAAATTTCACTTATAAAAACGTGCTCAGACCAAAGTAATAATTGTGTTAATCCCAAATTAAACAACTACGGAAATGAAGAAGAAACAGCTGTGAATGTGATTATAGCCCTTGATATTCTCCGTGTTGTCTTTTTTACTCCCTCTGTTCCTGTTCCTGAAAATAAAATTTTTTAGAATATTCACGTTTATTAAGAATTTAATAAATGTTTATAATTTAGTTTACTTTTTATTTTATTATACATTTTTCAATAACTATCCACCAATGAAATTTAATCAATTCAAATATTCTCAATTAATGTTTCTCAAAAGTATAAAAAAGTACCTTAACAATATAGAAAATCTATCTTTGTGGAACAAGAAAAAAATTTAAAACATCTTACTAGTATTATTTTACTTTTCCAAATCAGTATTTACTTTTTTTTAAAAAAATTTCTTCTAAATTTATTTATTTATATATCTATTGAATTTTCCTCCCTTCTGGCCGAAAATTCAGAGAGAATCAAAAGTGCTAAAAAAAAAAAAAGAAGCTAAAAAACGCAGGAAGGAGGAGGAAGAGAAGATACCATCTCCACCTTCAGAAAGCAATAGAGAGAGAGAGAGAGAGGGGCCACGACGCGTTGATTCTTCTTCTTCGTCTTCGTCTTCCTCTTCTCCGTGCCTCGCAGATCCGCGATCCGATCCTCGTCTAAGATTACATTTCTCTACGTACGTACGATCCAGCTGTTTATCGATTTCGTTAGATCTGTGTTTTCCTTTTTTTCGAATTTGCTGAAGATCCTGTGCATTTCCGAATGTCAATACTGATCGATTCTGATTTTGAATTTGTTGTTCTAATCATTTGATTGCCAGGTGGCGTTTTTTTTTTTTCGTTTCCTTTGATTAGTGTTTAGGTTTGAATCTAAGCAATCGATCATTTTTTTGGTCATTGATTCGTAGTTATCTCTTACGGCTGGATTCATCATTTTGTATATTCATTGTGAAATGAACTTTTGTTTTATGTTTTTGCTACGTATTGTTGGAAACAGTTGATCAATTCAAGTTTTGCAACGGACTTTTGGTAGAGGGTGTTTAACGCATTATTGTTTGTTCCTGGAGATGAAGAAAGTCTTCGGTCAAACTGTCAGAGACCTGTAAGAATACTAATGCCTGGAATTGAATTGATATCCCCAAGGCCAATCCTTGGTGTGGTTTTATTCATTAACTTTTCATTAATCTATGTTCTGTTTCTTTTTTTTTTAGCAAGAGAGAGGTCAACAAGAAAGTGCTTAAGGTGCCTGGAATAGAACAGAAGGTATGAAGGATATAGCTTCTCTGATTTTGCTTTTATTGAAATTTTGCTGAAACTGAGGTTTAACTGCTGTTTTTTTTATCTTTTTATTGGTTGAGTTGATCAGTTTTTCGTGCAAGTTGAAAATTTTAAAATAGAAAAGCTTATCTTGGTAGCACTCTTAATCTGGATAATGTGGTTATAGAATTTAAAGCGAGATGTACGATATAGTTTCATGTTGGTTTCTCACCCGTTCTTTTCTCCTCTTCAGGTTCTAGATGCTACTAGCAATGAGCCGTGGGGTCCTCATGGATCACTTCTTGCTGATCTTGCGCAAGCTTCAAGAAACTAGTAACTAAAACCACCTTCCATGTGTTCTATTTTTCTGTAGTTATGATATTACACAGGATTAACAGAAATGTTACTTCTCTTGCAGCCATGAATACCAGCTGATCATGGGGGTCATATGGAAACGACTTAGCGACACTGGAAAGAACTGGCGGCACGTCTATAAGGTAAAGATTATAAATGCCTTGTTGCCTAGTTTCCTGTTTATATTGTTGTAGCAGTGAATGAGACGATTTCCTTGTTGGTTTACCTCTTCTGTCCACTTCAGGCTTTGACAGTTTTGGAGTACATGGTAGGCCATGGTTCAGAACGTGTTATAGACGAGATTAGAGAGCGTGCATATCAAATCTCGGTATATCTCAGTATTTAGCATTGAAATCTTTTTGTGCTATATCTCAGTAGTTGACTATCTGACATCCATTTTCCATTTGGTAGACACTGTCCAATTTTCAGTATATTGATTCCGGTGGTAGAGACCAAGGAAGCAATGTTAGGAAGAAATCACAGAGCCTGGTGGCGTTGGTTAATGACAAAGAAAGAATCGCTGAGGTCAGAGAGAAGGCTGCTGCTAACAGAGATAAGTAAGTATCTTGTATTTTTTTTATCTTTTTCGAATTGCTGGAGCTTCCTCTCTGTGTTGGTCTTGCGGGGCACTTGTTTGTTTTCTGGTTGCTAGTGGCCTTACAACTGTTATTATGTCTCCTAGTAGTCTATCAATTTGTGGCATTTAAAAGTCTTATTAATTTCTCACTTTGAATGTTTTTAGTTCATAGAGATTGAAAATTACATGTCTTTGGGTTCAATAAAATATGTTTTATGAGCCGAACTTATCAACCTGACATTATTTTTACAACAGGTATCGCAGTTCAGCGCCAGGTGGGATGTATAAGCCTTCAGGAGGATATGGGGACAGATACGATTACGGATCCCGGGATGACGAGCGAAGTAGTTATGGGAGAGAAAGAGAATATGGGTATAGGGATGATGATAGAAACAGTCGTGATGGAGATCGTCATTCCAGAGACTCTGAAGACCGGTATGGGAGAGATGGTAATAGGGAAGATGATTACAGGGGAAGGAGCAGAAGTGTTGATAACTTCCCACATGGATCACGGGGTAGGAGTTCAGATAGGGAACGGACGTTTGAGGATGATGGCCATTCTTCATCACGGTATGTTGATAAAAAAGTGAAGTTTAAGCTTGCCTTTAGACGTAGGGAACTATTTTGAGATTCAATCAACACAATTTAGTAACTTAGCAGTCCTTGATGTCAAAAAGCATGTTTCCAGCATCTTTTTAGTCTAGTTCCATATATACATAAGACATTCCTCTTTATCGTGTAGGGCTAGTAATGCTCGAGCTGATGACAATTCTCAGGATGGGAGGTAATTTCTTATGTATTTTGTGCTGAAGTTTGAGTCTTTTTCTTATTGTATCAAGTTCTCTGTATTTATGTCAACTCATATCACATTCCTTCGGGATTCTATATATGATAGAGGGTCGCTCCAGAGAAAGTTTTCAGAGCAAAATATTGGTGCTCCACCTAGTTATGAAGAAGCTGTCAGTGAATCACGGAGCCCTGTATATAGTGAAAGGTGCCAGTTCTCTGCCATGTAGATTCAGAGCTACCTTGGTTTTATTTGTTCTGATGAATCTTCTTATTCCAGGGATGGTGGAGAAACCCCACAAGTTGCTGCTCCAGGAGCTGCTTCTCCTCTTGCACCACAAGCTGCTTCTCCTCCTGCCCCACAAGCTACTGCTTCTCCTCCGCCCCCACAAGTTGCTGCCCCAGGGGCTGCTTCTCCTCCTGCTGGAAGCAACACAGACAATAACTCTGCTGGTTTTGTTACTGAATCTTCTCCGCAGAAATTTGAGGCATTTGATGAATTTGATCCACGCGGTGGGTTTACAGGTACAGAGTTCTCGACGTTTGCGGTTCTTCAATTTCTAGTTTGTTAGATCTTTTGAATTTCCTTAGCTTCTTTGCCTTTCAAACTCCTCTGCTCGATAGAGATTAATTTTATATTGTTAGTTTGGTTTGTTATGTACATTAGCCTCTCTACTTGTTCTAAGGGTGAACGCTGTGTTTCTTTTCTTTTCCAGCTGCCCCTCCAGCATATGCATCTGCAGACGGTGTTTCAGCTCCTCCGACAGTGGCTTCTACAGCTGCTCCTCCCACCTCAAACAGTGTCGAGATGGACTTACTCGACTCCCTTGCAGACGTATTTTCATCAAATGCATTGGCCATTGTACCTGCTGATTCTGCATCTGTTGAAACCAACGAACAATCAAATGCTCCATCGTTTTCTACATCTCAGCCATCATCTCAGGTATTGACACAAGCTTAAGCAGTTGTACTCGGAGATGCCTCTTTTTTCTTGGTAACATTGTTGACTAAAATCTTCTCCCATTGTACAGCCCTTCGATGACCCATTTGGTGAGTCTCCTTTCAAAGCCTTCACTTCTACGGACACCGACTCAAACCCGCAGCAAAGCTTTGGCGCTCCTTTCCAGCCAACACCACCAGCCTTCACTTCGGAGGCTTCACATACGAATACTGCTGCTCATAACTTTGGCTTTGAGGATTCATTTTCTGCTGTTGCCAATCCCGAAACTGCTGCTCAGAATGTGCAATCTCCATCAAACTCACCAGGTTTTCCTCAAGAGCAATTTACAAGTGATATTGATATTCTTGCCGGCATTCTCCCACCATCTGGTCCTCCAGCTTCACTCCCACAACAGTCGGGTGCCTCAGTACCAACATCTCAGTTTCCTCCCAGTGGAAACAACATGTACGAGGGATATCATCCTCAGCCTGTAACGACAGCTCCAAACATGCCTGGACAAACTCCATTTGGACACGCTGTACAACCATATAACATGGTTCCTCCTCATTCACAAAATATGACTGGAGCCACTCCGTATCACAGTGGAGGCTTCATGCACCAGCCTGGCTCAGCCAGTTACAATCCTGGAGCAGTAACTTCACACCCTACAAGCGAAAGCTTCCTTCCGCGACCAGTTGCTGCCACTTCATCGATCTCACAGACTCCTTACTCTAATCCCAATGGACCAGCTGGTCAGTTCGTGGCACACCAAGGTCATGGAATGCCGCCTTCCCATGGTCCACAAAGAACTCAATCCGGACCTGTTACTATGCAAGGGAACAACAATTTCATGGGAGACATGTATTCACAACCTGGGCGAACAAACTCCTTGTCGTCATCTTCATCTCAGCCAGATCTCACACCTTTAACAGGAGCGATTGAGATTGTTCCTCAGCCTCAGAAAAAGTTTGAGCCAAAGTCATCAGTCTGGGCAGACACGTTGAGCAGAGGGCTTGTTAACTTCAACATATCTGGACGTAAGATAGACCTCCGCCACAACAAAATTCCTCCAGTTTTGAGCAAACGCAAACTTTCTAACATCTTCCTTTTCCTTTTATGTGCAGCTAAAACAAATCCATTGGCAGACATAGGAGTTGACTTCGAGGCAATCAACAGGAGGGAGAAGCGGCTAGAGAAACCGACGAACGCACCAGCAGCAACATCGACTATCAACATGGGTAAAGCAATGGGATCAGGCACTGGTTTAGGGCGCGCGGGTGCAACTGCTATGAGACCTCCGCCGAATCCAATGGTAGGCGCTGGCATGCCAATGGGCGGCGGAGGAATGGGCGTTGGTGGATATGGAGGTATGAACCAGAACCAAAACCAACAACCCATGGGTATGGGTATGGGTATGGGAATGGGACCAGGCATGAACATGAACATGGGAGGAGGATATGGGCAAGGCTATCCGATGCAACCACAAAACCCAGGGATGGCCCATGGTCAGAACATGCCAGGCAACAACAACAACTATAATCCGATGATGGGTCAAGGCGGTTACAATCCTCAACAACAACAATATGGTGGTGGGTACCGGTAAGACCAAAAAAGCCAAACATAACCGCACTAGACTCCACTTGTAAGATCAGGAACGGAACACTCTTATTTCCTTACATGAGATATTAGTTGGATTGGCCAGCCGCTTCACGGAAGTACTCCAGGTTACTCGGATTGTTCTACAATGTTCTTTTGCTTGATCTTCACTCATCATTCTTTTTCTCCTTTTTCTTTAGTATGAACGTAATTCGAGAGGGCTTTGTTGTGAAACTTGTACCGGTGAGATAGTGGCAAACCTCCCTCGGGTCTGCCCTTTTTGTTATTTGCATATAAAATTCTTATTACATTTTTTTTTGCTTTTCACGTATTGAATATTGTAATCCATGCACGGGACAAATAAAATATTTTCTCTGTTTTTTTATTACATGTTTATTGACAGTATTCTTTTTCCAATTAGATTTCGGTTTATCCGAATTTATCTTTTAAACCACAACCAATTTCCCGGTTTGGGTAAGGTAAAAAAAATAGAGCTATTCTTTTTTGTTTTGTCCGCGCGTCAAAAAGAGAGTTAAAGCATGTCACGTGAGTTTATTAGGGTTCACGTGATCATCTCCTTTCTTTCTTCAATAGAGAGATCTCTTGTTCATCGGCCGACATCATAAAAAAACAAAACAAAACTTTGTCTTCGTTTCTCTCTCTTTTCTTCCGACCGATTTAACCTCACCTCAGTAGCTCGCCGTGAATCGACGGTCTCACTTTCTCCGTCCATAAGTAAGTTTTGTTTCAGTTTCGTGTTTTTTTTTTGTTAGTCATTAGTTTTGCTAGTCTTTTGGTTAAGACCTGAACTTGTGTTGGATCAGATTCTGCATTGAGTTTCTTCTCTTTCTAATGTTGATAGTTAATTGAGCTTTCTAGATTAGTAATTACATACCCACACAAAAAAAAAAAAAAACTGAGCTTCCTTAATAACATCACAAGCTCAAAGTGATGAACTTTGTAGAAAGATTTGTGCTTTCCGTATGCTGTTCTTGTCTTTAGGCTTTGAAAAGGAATGACAATTATTAATCTAATTTCTTTTCTTGTTTATTGACAGAAGCTAGGTTAGTGTTTTCATCTGGCTTGCAATGGCTACAGAGACGGTTGTTCATGATCCGAGAAAACGTTCAATGGATGCCATCCACCAACGGCTTCAAAAAGACCAGCTTCGTCAACAGCAACAACAACAGCAAAAGAATGAGAAAGACAAGAAGAGAGCTTCTGATGACGCCAATGTCTCTTCTAAAGAACCACATAAACCTCTTTCACTTCCTACTCCTCCTACAAAGAAAGCTATAACAAAAGGTTTGGTTTTTGATCGATTCACTTTTATAATAGACTGTGATATTGATTGAAAGTTTGGCTTTGTAGATCCCCAGGATGATGGTTTTGCTGCGTATACAAAACTCTCTCATCCCGTTGATGAGAAGTTGCTGGCAACCAATGTTAAGGTAGAGATCACAAACCACTGTCTTCTTCTGTATGATCTTGAGATATTGGTTGCTCAGTTTGTGTGTTTTTGTTATTTTTAGTTGTCTAGTGGAAAGAAAAATATAGCTGACAAGGTTTTGCATACTCTCCTCCGAAGCGGTGACTCTGCTCAAAAGTACTTGCAAGGTAAAAACGAGAAGAAGGTGGAGGAGAACAACTACATCCTCCTTGATAATTTCGTACAGTCACGTTCCTCTTCATCCTCCTCCTCCGGTTTTAAAAAACCATCACTGATGAACTCGAAACGTTCTAAAACCCGTATGTCTATGAAGCGTCTCAAGAAATCTGGCGCTTTGAACTTGCCTCAACATCTCCAAAAGTGAGTTTATTGCTTTCATAGAAATTGAAGTTTTGAGCAGAACTAAAATGTCTATATGTTTACTTGTGTTTTGGAGTGCAGGTTTGATTTGTATAAGCCAATTCATGGTATGTGGGAAAGTTACATGATGAAACTCATCAAGGTGACCGGGTTAGCTTCTTATCTGATTACCTACATACTGTTTTAGGCATTGTGCGTTAGGTGTAATGTAGGTTTGTGACCATTCTGATTACCTACATACTGTTTTAGGCATTGTGCTTTAGGTACAATCTATCTTTGTTTTTTTTATGCAGGAAGGCTCAGTTAACCTCAACTCTTCTATCAGCAGATCTTCATGGTGCCTTCATGTTTGGTAATCATATGTTCTTTTAGCTCCCACTTTCAGAAATCAACTTCTCTATAACGTTTGTAAGCTGTTTCTTCTAATTAGAGCAATCTGTTTTACTTGGGACAGTTGCTGAATGCAAGATTGAATCATTCACTGGTGTACAAGGCATAATGATCCGCGAGACATCTCAAACATTTGGAATAATCACTAGAGAGGATAAACTTCGAGGTAACTTGATTAGCTTTTCACCACATTATTTGCGAAAATTTGTCATAATCTCTTTAGCTTAGTATTTTGTAATCAATGTGATTCAGTTGTACCAAAGAAGCCTTCAGTCTTCATCATCCAACTCGACTGCTGGAAAATCACATTACATGGAGACAAGTTTACTTCAAGAGACAGTGTTCTTCAACGTTGATGCTGCATCAACAAAGCATCTTGTCTTTTCTCTTTTTTTTTTGTGTGCTCGTAACGTAGTAAACGACTCTTGATGACCACTGAAGCATCTTAATCTTTCCTGATGTACCTAACATTATCTACTGTTTTATGTTGATATGCTAATGTTTATTAGTAGAAATTTATAAGACAGAGAAATTGATCTTGGTGACTAGTAATGTGAGACAAAAACACAGTTGAAGATTCCATTCCAGAACAGAGAGGGAGTCTTTGACTTCATAACTTATAACTCCAAAAGAATTTGTCTTCTCTAATCCTGAAACCTAAAACTGCATAAGTCTAGACCAAAAACATAAATCCATCACACCAACACTTACCAAAGTGATGTCCTAAGTGTCATTCTTGTCTTTCTGTTACATGCTCACCACTGGAAGAAGATTCCTAACCATCCTCCACAGGTTCAAGAACCTTCCATGCCGGCCATCACTCCTCTCTTCCAGAACCAAGTATCATCATCATCATCTTACTTCCCGCTCTGTCCCAAGTACTTGCCTTGCCACAACCCGTGTTGTGTGTTCATGTTGTTGTTACGTCCCAGACTCACATTTTGATGCGTGTTTTGTCGGTGTCTTAGCCATCTGTTGTTCTGTCTTGAAAATCATTTCCTCCCTGTCTGTCTCTGCCTAAATCAGAAGAATAAATAAAGAGAGAGAGACTTTGCTTCAAAGTTTCTTATTTATTTTATTACAAATATAATATTCCTCCATATTTGGGATGTTGGTTCTATTCTTGAACATGTGTATGTGCCTCTATCTGTCGCTTCCCTTTAACGTTTTCTTAGATGTTTTGTTTCTTTCCCTCTTTTCTCTATTCCTTTTTATCTTTTTTGTTTCTCTCTTCTTCTTTTCTTTGTTCCTTAATTATTTGAGGTTCCTATATTTCTCTATCTCCTCTTCTGCAGCCTCTCATTTTGATTCATCCTCTCTGGCTTACTGCTCGTCGTTTCTATTTGCATTTTTGCATCATGGATCGTGATTTTCATCGTCGTGGCCAAAAGGTAAATAAGCAAAACTATCTTTGATTCATCAAAACTGTCCTACTCTTGCGTGATATCTAATGGTGTTAACGTTTAGCCTGTTGCTTTGTTGTTGCATAACGGTGATCAAAAATAATAAACTAAACCTAATTTGTCTCTTTATTTGTTATTGGTGATGATTGATAGAGACAAATGTTGTTTGATTATATATGGCTGTTTTCTTTTCCTTATAGTAACATTTTAAAGAATCACACTGAGTGGTTGTTGATGTAACTTGCAGGTGAATGATCGTTCACCGACCAGCCGCTTTGTTCGGTTGGATAAACCGAGATCTGTAGACGATCTTGACATACGCAAGAAA
Proteins encoded in this window:
- the LOC106342185 gene encoding clathrin interactor EPSIN 2-like, giving the protein MKKVFGQTVRDLKREVNKKVLKVPGIEQKVLDATSNEPWGPHGSLLADLAQASRNYHEYQLIMGVIWKRLSDTGKNWRHVYKALTVLEYMVGHGSERVIDEIRERAYQISTLSNFQYIDSGGRDQGSNVRKKSQSLVALVNDKERIAEVREKAAANRDKYRSSAPGGMYKPSGGYGDRYDYGSRDDERSSYGREREYGYRDDDRNSRDGDRHSRDSEDRYGRDGNREDDYRGRSRSVDNFPHGSRGRSSDRERTFEDDGHSSSRASNARADDNSQDGRGSLQRKFSEQNIGAPPSYEEAVSESRSPVYSERDGGETPQVAAPGAASPLAPQAASPPAPQATASPPPPQVAAPGAASPPAGSNTDNNSAGFVTESSPQKFEAFDEFDPRGGFTAAPPAYASADGVSAPPTVASTAAPPTSNSVEMDLLDSLADVFSSNALAIVPADSASVETNEQSNAPSFSTSQPSSQPFDDPFGESPFKAFTSTDTDSNPQQSFGAPFQPTPPAFTSEASHTNTAAHNFGFEDSFSAVANPETAAQNVQSPSNSPGFPQEQFTSDIDILAGILPPSGPPASLPQQSGASVPTSQFPPSGNNMYEGYHPQPVTTAPNMPGQTPFGHAVQPYNMVPPHSQNMTGATPYHSGGFMHQPGSASYNPGAVTSHPTSESFLPRPVAATSSISQTPYSNPNGPAGQFVAHQGHGMPPSHGPQRTQSGPVTMQGNNNFMGDMYSQPGRTNSLSSSSSQPDLTPLTGAIEIVPQPQKKFEPKSSVWADTLSRGLVNFNISGPKTNPLADIGVDFEAINRREKRLEKPTNAPAATSTINMGKAMGSGTGLGRAGATAMRPPPNPMVGAGMPMGGGGMGVGGYGGMNQNQNQQPMGMGMGMGMGPGMNMNMGGGYGQGYPMQPQNPGMAHGQNMPGNNNNYNPMMGQGGYNPQQQQYGGGYR
- the LOC106339635 gene encoding uncharacterized protein LOC106339635 — its product is MATETVVHDPRKRSMDAIHQRLQKDQLRQQQQQQQKNEKDKKRASDDANVSSKEPHKPLSLPTPPTKKAITKDPQDDGFAAYTKLSHPVDEKLLATNVKLSSGKKNIADKVLHTLLRSGDSAQKYLQGKNEKKVEENNYILLDNFVQSRSSSSSSSGFKKPSLMNSKRSKTRMSMKRLKKSGALNLPQHLQKFDLYKPIHGMWESYMMKLIKVTGKAQLTSTLLSADLHGAFMFVAECKIESFTGVQGIMIRETSQTFGIITREDKLRVVPKKPSVFIIQLDCWKITLHGDKFTSRDSVLQR